Proteins from a single region of Antechinus flavipes isolate AdamAnt ecotype Samford, QLD, Australia chromosome 2, AdamAnt_v2, whole genome shotgun sequence:
- the MRPL19 gene encoding 39S ribosomal protein L19, mitochondrial isoform X3 yields the protein MAAPMSLAVALRLRLGAAPRVPAYRSLSSPGGFQPPPKPVIVEKQQEPEPEPERRFLSPEFIPPRGRTKPLKFQLERQDMLRRRKVLPIPEFYVGSILAVTSSDPHTKGKTSRFVGICIQRSGSGLGATFVLRNTIEGQGVEICFDLYSPRIQEIQVLRLEKRLDDNLMYLRDALPEYSTFPLDMKPETLDPGQEVPVNKLQVRMKPRPWSKRWERPQFRIQGIRFDLCLSPEQLQEAQKWARPWEEFDMMRENRTARLEAKIWQEVEAARKS from the exons GCTCCCTCTCCAGCCCCGGGGGCTTCCAGCCCCCCCCCAAGCCGGTCATCGTGGAGAAGCAGcaggagccggagccggagccggagcgcAG GTTCTTAAGCCCGGAGTTCATCCCTCCCCGGGGGCGCACGAAGCCGCTCAAGTTCCAGCTGGAGCGCCAGGACATGCTGCGCCGGAGGAAGGTCCTCCCCATCCCCGAGTTCTACGTGG GGAGCATCCTGGCGGTCACTTCGTCGGACCCTCACACCAAGGGCAAAACCAGCCGCTTCGTGGGCATTTGTATCCAGAGGTCGGGGAGCGGCCTGGGGGCCACCTTCGTGCTGCGCAACACCATCGAGGGCCAAG GCGTGGAGATCTGCTTTGACCTGTACAGCCCCCGCATCCAGGAGATCCAGGTGCTGCGCCTGGAGAAGCGGCTGGACGACAACCTCATGTACCTGCGGGACGCCCTGCCCGAGTACAGCACCTTCCCCCTGGACATGAAGCCCGAGACCCTGGACCCGGGCCAGGAGGTCCCTGTGAATAAG CTCCAAGTGCGCATGAAGCCCAGGCCGTGGTCCAAGCGCTGGGAGCGCCCCCAGTTCCGCATCCAGGGCATCCGCTTCGACCTGTGCCTGAGCCCGGAGCAGCTGCAGGAGGCGCAGAAGTGGGCCCGGCCCTGGGAAGAGTTCGACATGATGAGGGAGAACCGCACGGCCCGGCTGGAGGCCAAGATCTGGCAGGAAGTGGAGGCCGCCCGCAAGTCCTAG